Genomic DNA from Clavibacter michiganensis:
GCTGTACTGGCCGGAGGTCGGGCCCACCGCGCACCAGGCCGCGTGGGACTCCTACCGGCACGACTCGGCGCTCTCCGTGTCGTGGATGATGTCGCAGGCGCCGCGCGGGAACGTGGGCGAGTCGATCCTGTCGCGCCTGCTCGCGCCGCACCGGCACATCGCCCGCAAGCGCGTGACCATGCTCTACCGGCCCATCGACCCGGCCCGGGCCGCCGCCATCGTCGAGGCCGACAAGCGCGACGCCGAGTTCCTCGTCGGGTCCACCAAGAACCCGACGGGCCGGTCGCGCAAGGACGTCATCGCGGCCTTCGCGAACGAGTCCGAGGAGTCGGGCGGCGCGGGCCTCGTGAACTTCGGGATGGTCGTGACGGCCACCGTCCAGGATCCGGCCACCATCGAGGACGCGCGCGCCGCCGTCGACAGCCTCTCCGCGCAGGCCCGCATCCGGCTGCGCGTGGTGCACGGCTCGCAGGACTCCGCGTTCGCGGCCGGTCTCCCGCTCGGCCTGGTGCTGCCGCGGCACCTCGCCATCCCGCACGACATCCGGGACCAGCTGTGATCCGCCGCCGACGCACCCGGTGCCGCCCGGCCGCGTCGGCGGTCGCCGCCCGCCACGAGAGGAGCCGCCGTGCCCGCGCTTGACCAGGGATCCCGCAAGGTCGCCACCCGCCGCACCCGGAAGCTGGCCGCCGAGGCGGCCCGCGCGGCGTCGGAGGCCGAGGCCCGTCCCGAGGTGCCGCGGCCGACCCGGGCGGAGCGCCGCGCCCTCCGCACGGCCGCCCGCTCCCACCGCCGCCCCTCCCCGCGCGGCTGGCTCGGCCGCGCCCGCGGCGAGACCGTGCTCGTGCAGCCCGCCCCGGAGTGGCGCGGCACCACCGTGCAGGTGTGCGGGCTGTGGCCGTACGCCGTGGGATCCAGCAGCCCCATCAGCGGCGTGCCGCTCGGCCTGCACCTCGACACGGGCGCGACCGTGTGCGCCGACCCGATCTCGTGGTTCCAGTCCGGGATCATCTCGAACCCGTCGATCTTCGCCCTCGGCCTCCCCGGCCTCGGCAAGTCGACCCTCATCCGCCGCATGTGCGTGGGCGGCGACGGCATGGGCTACCTGCCGCTCGTGCTCGGCGACCTCAAGCCCGACTACGTCGACATGGTGCACGCGCTCGACGGCCAGGTCATCACTCTCGGTCGCGGGCGCGGGCACCTCAACGTGCTGGATCCGGGCGGCGCGATCGAGGCCGCCGAGCAGCTGCGCGCCGCGGGCTTCGAGCAGGAGCGGCAGCGCCTCATCGCCGACGCGCACGGCCGCCGCAACACGATGGTCTCGTCGCTGCTCACGATCCTCCGCAAGCAGGCGCCCGACGACGTGGAGGAGTCGATCATCGACGCGGCCCTGCGCGTGCTCGACGACGAGTTCCCGGGCGTTCCCGTGCTCGCCGACCTGCTGCGCGTGATCCAGGACGCCCACCCCGCCGTGCGCGACGTGGCGGTGGACCGCGGCGACCTCGGGCGCTACCAGGAGATCACCCGCGGGCTCGAGGCCAGCCTCATCAGCCTCACGCGCGGCGGTCGGCTGGGCGAGATCTTCGCGCAGCAGACCGACGTCGCCATGCGGCACGACCGGCCCGTGGTCTACGACGTGTCGTCCATCGACGAGTCGGACACCGACCTCCAGGCCGCCGTGCTCCTCGCCTGCTGGTCGCAGGGCTTCGGCACGGTGAACGTGGCGACCGCCCTCGCTGACGCGGGCCTCCAGCCCCGGCGGCACTACCTGATCGTGATGGACGAGCTGTGGCGCGCGCTCCGCGTGGGCAAGGGCATCGTCGACCGCATCGACTCGCTCACGCGCCTCAACCGGCAGCGGGGCGTGGGGCTCGCGATGATCACGCACACCATGTCCGACCTCCTCGCGCTCGCCGACGAGCAGGACCGGATGAAGGCGCGCGGCTTCGTCGAGCGCGCCGGCATGGTCGTCGCGGGCGGCCTGCCGCGCGCGGAGATGTCGATGCTCACGCAGGCGGTCGCCCTGTCGCGCTCGGAGCAGGACCTCGTGATGTCGTGGCAGAACCCGCCCGGCTGGTCGCCCGACCAGGAGCCGCCGGGCCGCGGGCGGTTCCTCATCAAGGTCGGCGGGCACCCGGGGATCCCCGTGCACGTGGAGCTCACGGAGGAGGAGCGGCACATCAACGACACCAACAAGGCGTGGCACGCGACCGAGTCGTTCCCGGAGCCGGACGAGGCGTCGACCCGTCCGTCGGAGCCGCCGCTGTCGGCCGTCGAGGCCGCCGAGCCCGAGGCCGTCGAGGCCGGCGCCGCATGAGCTCCGAGCGCACCAACCGCCGCGCCGAGCCGGGGCGCGCGAACCCGGGCACGGTCATCGCGACGTGGGCCATCGGCATCGCCGCCGGGCTCCTCGCGTCCGCGTGGGCGGGGCTCGCCGCGGCGCGCGCGCTCACGGGGGCGGGGGCGCCGCTGCCCGGGGATCCGCTCGCCGTCGCCATCGCGCTGAAGAAGGGCGAGGTCGCGTGGACCCCGCTGGCCGTCGTGATCGCCGTCGCCGTCGCCGCGCTGCTGACGGCGCTCACGGTCGCCGTCGCGCGCGCCGTCCGCCGCCTCGGCCGCGGCCGCACGCGCGTGGACCGCAGCGCCCGCTACCTCGCCTCCGTGTCCGACCTCGACGAGCTGCGCGAGCGCACATCGCTCGCGAAGGCCGCCCGCCTCGGCGTGCCCGGCCGCCCCGGGCTGCCGCTCGGCCGCGACCTCCGCTCGGGTGGCATGCTCTACGCCTCGTGGGAGGACGTGGTCGTCGGCATCGCCGGCCCGCGCGTCGGCAAGACGACCTCGCTCGTGGTGCCGGCGATCCTCGCGGCGCCCGGCGCGCTCGTCACCACGTCGAACAAGCCCGACGTCGTGCGCGCCACCCGCGACCTGCGCGCCGGCGTCGGCACCGCGTGGGTGTTCGACCCGCAGCAGGTCGTGGACGAGGAGCCGACCTGGTGGTGGGATCCGCTCTCCTCCGTCACCGACGACACCTCCGCCGCGAAGCTCGCCGGGCACTTCGCCGCGGGATCCCGGGAGGCCGACGACCGCGGCGACGCCTTCTTCGACGCGGCCGGCAAGGACCTCCTCACGGGCCTCCTCCTCGCCGCCGCGCTCGACCGCCGGCCCATCACGGACGTGCTCGGCTGGCTCACGGATCCGGACGAGCGCGAGATGGTGGGCATCCTCCGCCGCGGCGGGTACCCGCTCATCGCGGACGACGTCGAGAGCGCCTCGCGCACCTCGCCCCGCCAGCGCGACGGCGTGTACGCGACCGCCCGGAAGATGGCGTCGTGCGTGCGCAGCAGCCGCATCAACCGGTGGATCACGCCGGCCGGCGGCGACGCGGCCGCGGATCCCCGCCCCCGGCTCGACCCCGACGCCTTCGTGCGCTCCACCGACACGCTGTACTCGCTGTCGGTGGAGGGCGAGGGCACGGCCGCCCCGCTCGTGACGGCGCTCACGGTCGCGATCGTCGAGGCCGCCGAGCGCCTCGCCCGCACGCAGCCGGGCGGTCGCTTGACGACGCCGCTCGTGTGCGTGCTCGACGAGGCCGCGAACGTGTGCCGGTGGAAGGAGCTGCCCGACCTGTACTCGCACCTCGGCTCGCGCGGGATCCCCGTCCTGTCGATCTTCCAGTCGTACGCGCAGGGCGTCGACGTGTTCGGCCGCGAGGGCATGCGCAAGCTCTTCAGCGCCGCGAACGAGGTCGTGTACCTCGGCGGCGTGAAGGAGGCCGAGTGGCTGCGGGAGCTGTCCGAGCTCATCGGCGACTACGACCACGAGACGGTCTCCAGCTCGACGACGCGCGGCGTGCGGTCCACGAGCGTGCAGAACGACCGGCGCCGCATCCTCGACACCTCCGAGCTCGCCGAGCTGCCCCGCGGCCGCGCCGTGCTGCTCGCGTCGGGCGTGCGCGCGTCGATGATCGCGACCGTGCCGTGGATGGACGGGCCCGAGGCCGCCGTGATCCGCGCCTCGCTCGCCGCCGCCGACGCCCGCGCGGTCGCCGGCCCGGCTCCGGCACAGGCACCGGCACCGGGGGCCGCGTCGTGACGGACGCGTTCGGCTGGGGCGACGCGCCCGCCGCCGCATCCGCCACCGCCGCGCAGGTCTTCCCCGACGTCGACGCGTTCGTCCGCGGCTTCCTCGCGCCCGCCTACCGCCGCGAGGTGAGCCCGCGCGGCGAGAGCCGGTGGGATCCCGAGTGGTGGCGCCACCCCGAGGCCGTCGCGCGGCTCGAGGCGCTCCACCTCGCGTGGGAGGCGCTGCGGCTCGAGGGCGCGACCGGCATGAGCGTCTGGTGGCGGGATCACGCGGACTACCACCTCGCCGTCCTCATGGGCCCGACCGGCCCCTTCGCGCGCACCTCCGCCACCACCGAGGCCGGGGAGCCGCTGCCGTGCGCGCCGCGGCCGGACCCGGAGCCGGATCCGGAGCCGGATCCGGAGCCGGATCCGGCCGGAGCCGCGTCGTGAGGCGCGAGGTGCCGGGCTGGTTCCGGCTGCTGCTGTGCTGGCCCGCGCTGCTCGTGCTCGGGATGGGGCTGCTCGCGCTCCTGACCGCGGCGGCGGATCCGTCGGTGCTCACCCGACCCGCGACGCTCATCCCCGGGCTCGTGCTCCTCCTCCTCTGCGTCGCGGCGGTGCGGACCCTGATCCGCGGCGCGCGCGTGCTCCAGGGGATGGTCCGGGGAGCGCAGCACGAGCTCGCCCGACCGGCCCGCGAGGCCGCGGCGGCGCAGGACCTCGCGGTCCGCAGCGCGGCCGGCTGGGTGGAGGCGTGCCGTCTCCGCGCGTCGCTGCTGCGCGGCGAGCGCCCGCCCGGCTTCCCCGTCTGGGACGTCGTCGCCGAGCCCGGCGAGGTGTTCCTCTACGACGTGCAGGCGGACTACGAGCGGTACTACGGGCAGGACGTCACGTACACGCGATCCAGCGGGTTCCTCGTCGGGAGCCCCGCGTTCGTGCTCGGAGGGATGGCGGTCGCGGCCCTCGGGAACGCGTCCCGGCGGAGCGCGGCCGAGGCGCGGGCCGCCGAGCAGTGGCGCGAGCTGCAGCCCGTGCGGCTCGTGATCTCCGACCGCCGCCTCCTCTGCCAGGTCGGCGGCCGCTGGCTCGCGTTCTGGTACGCGGGCATGACGGCGGTCTACCCCGAGGTGCGCGAGTGGGCGCTCGTCTGCCAGTTCCCCGACGTCGAGCCGCTCCGCCTCCGCGGCGTCGACGCCCCCATCGCCGCGGTGCTCACCGTGCTCGGTACCCAGGGCCTCGACGCGCTGCGCGACCACCCGAGCCTGCAGGCGCTGGGGGCGGTCGAGTCCTGAGGGCCGGGCCGCGGTCGGCTCAGGAAGTGGCGCCGCCCGCGTAGCGCACGCACACCGCCGACACGTCGTCGCCGACAGTGCCGCGCGCGGCGGCCGCGGCGGCCGCGTCCGCGATGCGGCCGACCGTCTCGGCGGCGTCCGCGGCCGTGCGCACCAGGTCGATGAGCGGCGCGACCGAGTCGAGGGATCCGTCGAAGAGGTCGAGCGCGCCGTCGGTGAACGCGAGGAGCCGGTCGCCGGGCCGCAGCTCGCCGGTTCGCGCCGCCCACGAGGCGCCCGGCACCACGCCGAGCGGCAGGCCGAGCGCCGGCAGCATCTCGTGCGCGCCGTCCGCGCGGATCACCACCGTGAGGCCGTGGCCGCCGTCGGCGTACGCGAAGCGGCCGGTGGATCCGTCGACGCGGCAGTGCAGGAACGTCGCGAACGTCTCGGTCGCGTCGAGGTCGGCCTGGAGCTGGGCCTGCACCGCGGTGACGGTGCCCGCGGCATCCGGACCGCGGTGCGCCTGGAAGCCCGATCGCACGGCCGACGCCAGGATCGCCGCGCCCGCGCCCTTGCCCATCACGTCGGCGATGGTCACGTGCAGGCCGTCGGCGTCCTCGCCCCACGCGTAGAAGTCGCCACCCACGCCGCGGGCCGGGCGGCTGATGCCGGCGAGGTCGAAGTCGGGCCAGAGCGGCCGGTCGACGGGCAGGAGCCGGCGCTGGATGTCGCCCGCGAGCTCCTCGTCCCGGCTGTCGCGGAGCTCGCGCTCCACCCAGGCGCCCATCTCGTCGAGCAGCTTCTCCTGGTCGGGCGCGAGCTCGCGCGGCTCGGTGTCGACGAGGCAGAGCGTGCCGACGGTCTGGCCGCCGGAGAGCAGCGGGCGGCCGGCGTAGAAGCGGATGTGGCGGGGGCCGGTGACCGTGGTGCGCTCGGCGAAGCGCGCGTCCTGCGTCGCATCGGGCACCACGAGGATGCCGGACGAGCGGATCGCGACGTCGCAGAACGACTGCGTGCGGTCCGACAGCAGGGAGACGCCCGCGGGCTGCGGCGACTTCGTGAACTGCTCGGCGTCGTCCACCAGGTTGATCTCGGCCACCGGCACGCCGAACAGCTCGCGCGCGACGCGCGTGACGCGGTCGAAGCGCTCCTCCGCGGTGGATCCGACGAGCCGCAGGTCGTGCACGGCCCGGAGGCGCGCCTCCTCGGCGGAACCGCGCGCGGTGTCCGCGTCGCGGGTGGCGCGACCGGCGGGATCCGAGCCGCCCTGGCGCGCGACGGGTTCCTGCATGGCCATGTGCCCCCCTGGTGGATCCGGCGACGCTCGCGTCGGGCGGGGTGCCGCCCGCCGCACGATCCCCCCAGATCGCGGCGCCTGCTTCGAGTGTATGCGCTGGTCTTCGGAGCCCTCCCCGGATGCGGAGGGCCCGACGCGCGACCCGCTCACGCCTCGCGGCGCAGCACCACCACGGTCACGTCGTCCGGGTTCGCCTGACCGGCGGCGAGCGCCGTGATCCGCCGCACCAGCTCGTCCGCCGACGAGGACGCGCGCGCGAGCTCGGCCACCCGGTCGACCGCGCGGAGGGTGCCGTCGTAGAGGTCGAGCACGCCGTCGCTGAAGGTGACGATGAGGTCGCCGGGGCCGAGCGCGACCTCGTGCGACCGCCAGCCGGCCGCCCCCGGCACGCCGACGGGCAGGTCCGTGGACTCCAGCCGCTCGTGCGTGCCGTCCGCGCGCACCAGCGCGGACAGGCCGTGGCCCGCGTCGGCGTAGAGGACGGTGTTGTCCTCGGCGCGCACGCGGGCGTGGAACACGGTGGCGAAGGAGGCCGCCGCGCTCATCTCCGCGGTGAAGCAGTCGGCGGTGCGCTCGATGGCGGCGACGGGATCCGGCACGTTCTTCGCGCTGCGCACGACCGCGCGCGCGGTGGCCGCGATGATCCCCGCGCCCACGCCCTTGCCCATCACGTCGCCGAGGGTGAAGGCCAGCCCTTCGCGCACCGGGTACCAGTCGAAGAAGTCGCCTCCCACGGCCTTGGACGGCAGGCACGCGCCCGCGACCTGGTACCCGTCGAGCGGCACGCTCGTCTTCGGCAGGAGCGCCCGCTGCACGATGGACGCGCGGGTCAGCTCCTCCTCGCTCACCCGCTCCCGGGCGCGCGACTCCTCGAGGCTGAACCGGGTGCGCCGCGACAGCTCGTTGACCACGAGCGCCGCGACCGCGAAGGCCAGGGCGCTGAAGAACCCGCGCCACAGCTCGTTCGCGTTCTGCCCGCCGAGCCGGAGGAGGAGCGGCAGGCCGAGCGACACGTAGGTGCCGACGAACGCGACGAGCACGTTCCAGCGGCTCGGGTTCAGACTGAACCAGACGACCGGGAGGATCACCAGGGATCCGAACACGGACGCGCTCTC
This window encodes:
- a CDS encoding ATP/GTP-binding protein; the protein is MPALDQGSRKVATRRTRKLAAEAARAASEAEARPEVPRPTRAERRALRTAARSHRRPSPRGWLGRARGETVLVQPAPEWRGTTVQVCGLWPYAVGSSSPISGVPLGLHLDTGATVCADPISWFQSGIISNPSIFALGLPGLGKSTLIRRMCVGGDGMGYLPLVLGDLKPDYVDMVHALDGQVITLGRGRGHLNVLDPGGAIEAAEQLRAAGFEQERQRLIADAHGRRNTMVSSLLTILRKQAPDDVEESIIDAALRVLDDEFPGVPVLADLLRVIQDAHPAVRDVAVDRGDLGRYQEITRGLEASLISLTRGGRLGEIFAQQTDVAMRHDRPVVYDVSSIDESDTDLQAAVLLACWSQGFGTVNVATALADAGLQPRRHYLIVMDELWRALRVGKGIVDRIDSLTRLNRQRGVGLAMITHTMSDLLALADEQDRMKARGFVERAGMVVAGGLPRAEMSMLTQAVALSRSEQDLVMSWQNPPGWSPDQEPPGRGRFLIKVGGHPGIPVHVELTEEERHINDTNKAWHATESFPEPDEASTRPSEPPLSAVEAAEPEAVEAGAA
- a CDS encoding type IV secretory system conjugative DNA transfer family protein, with amino-acid sequence MSSERTNRRAEPGRANPGTVIATWAIGIAAGLLASAWAGLAAARALTGAGAPLPGDPLAVAIALKKGEVAWTPLAVVIAVAVAALLTALTVAVARAVRRLGRGRTRVDRSARYLASVSDLDELRERTSLAKAARLGVPGRPGLPLGRDLRSGGMLYASWEDVVVGIAGPRVGKTTSLVVPAILAAPGALVTTSNKPDVVRATRDLRAGVGTAWVFDPQQVVDEEPTWWWDPLSSVTDDTSAAKLAGHFAAGSREADDRGDAFFDAAGKDLLTGLLLAAALDRRPITDVLGWLTDPDEREMVGILRRGGYPLIADDVESASRTSPRQRDGVYATARKMASCVRSSRINRWITPAGGDAAADPRPRLDPDAFVRSTDTLYSLSVEGEGTAAPLVTALTVAIVEAAERLARTQPGGRLTTPLVCVLDEAANVCRWKELPDLYSHLGSRGIPVLSIFQSYAQGVDVFGREGMRKLFSAANEVVYLGGVKEAEWLRELSELIGDYDHETVSSSTTRGVRSTSVQNDRRRILDTSELAELPRGRAVLLASGVRASMIATVPWMDGPEAAVIRASLAAADARAVAGPAPAQAPAPGAAS
- a CDS encoding DUF4913 domain-containing protein gives rise to the protein MTDAFGWGDAPAAASATAAQVFPDVDAFVRGFLAPAYRREVSPRGESRWDPEWWRHPEAVARLEALHLAWEALRLEGATGMSVWWRDHADYHLAVLMGPTGPFARTSATTEAGEPLPCAPRPDPEPDPEPDPEPDPAGAAS
- a CDS encoding PP2C family protein-serine/threonine phosphatase, which produces MAMQEPVARQGGSDPAGRATRDADTARGSAEEARLRAVHDLRLVGSTAEERFDRVTRVARELFGVPVAEINLVDDAEQFTKSPQPAGVSLLSDRTQSFCDVAIRSSGILVVPDATQDARFAERTTVTGPRHIRFYAGRPLLSGGQTVGTLCLVDTEPRELAPDQEKLLDEMGAWVERELRDSRDEELAGDIQRRLLPVDRPLWPDFDLAGISRPARGVGGDFYAWGEDADGLHVTIADVMGKGAGAAILASAVRSGFQAHRGPDAAGTVTAVQAQLQADLDATETFATFLHCRVDGSTGRFAYADGGHGLTVVIRADGAHEMLPALGLPLGVVPGASWAARTGELRPGDRLLAFTDGALDLFDGSLDSVAPLIDLVRTAADAAETVGRIADAAAAAAARGTVGDDVSAVCVRYAGGATS
- a CDS encoding PP2C family protein-serine/threonine phosphatase; its protein translation is MVSPARAPRLAALSLPAWVGRAAWIPESAARTGSAGTSGPTPALKQLPMLVLFALAVLTSVAVPTIGITAPRALLVSCAILVVGTLLAVVVTLRHDLARFAVVVPALDFLAVGLLRIGTGESASVFGSLVILPVVWFSLNPSRWNVLVAFVGTYVSLGLPLLLRLGGQNANELWRGFFSALAFAVAALVVNELSRRTRFSLEESRARERVSEEELTRASIVQRALLPKTSVPLDGYQVAGACLPSKAVGGDFFDWYPVREGLAFTLGDVMGKGVGAGIIAATARAVVRSAKNVPDPVAAIERTADCFTAEMSAAASFATVFHARVRAEDNTVLYADAGHGLSALVRADGTHERLESTDLPVGVPGAAGWRSHEVALGPGDLIVTFSDGVLDLYDGTLRAVDRVAELARASSSADELVRRITALAAGQANPDDVTVVVLRREA